The following proteins are co-located in the Brachybacterium sacelli genome:
- a CDS encoding M13 family metallopeptidase, whose translation MTTAPSATSPSTARSGLALTEVDPALRLQDDLFGHVNGAWLDSHEIPADRSSDGAFHQLRDLSEQRVREIVEEAAAEVASQGPGLAPTTDHGRVGALYRMFMDTEAIERAGTAPLEDLLATVTASEDLAAITRTMAAPDSGASALLAYVWTDDHDSTSYQVKLHQGGLGLPDESYYREDHYAEIREAYTGHLANLARLAQLPGRAGLLSGDAEALAGAVMDFETRLAACHVDVVRLRDREKSYNPMDAAQRRELAPSFCWDAYLEGSGAPARAVEVVSVGQPEFVAAAAGLLAGEDLAVLRTWLALHTVAAYAPYLPAALVEEDFAFSGKVLSGAEELRERWKRAVAFVEGAVGFAVGREYVSRHFPPSHKARMTDLVDALMVAYRRSITSLEWMTPATREKALAKLEKFTAKIGYPESWRTYDGLEIVPDDLVATVRASRRFDADFEYAKVGGPIDETEWHMTPQTVNAYYNPGRNEIVFPAAILQPPFFDAEAEDAVNFGGIGAVIGHEVGHGFDDQGSKYDGDGNLVSWWTDEDREAFEERAAMLIAQYSELSPRDLDDSHRVNGALTIGENIGDLGGLSIALKAYRGSRAQDEADAVLDGFNGLQRVFLSWATVWRGKNRPQEGIRRLAVDPHAPMEFRCNTVVSNLEEFHHAFDVREGDGMYRAPEQRVTIW comes from the coding sequence ATGACCACTGCCCCCTCCGCCACGTCCCCCTCGACAGCCCGATCCGGCCTCGCGCTGACCGAGGTCGATCCCGCCCTCCGGCTCCAGGACGACCTCTTCGGTCACGTCAACGGCGCCTGGCTGGACTCCCACGAGATCCCCGCGGACCGCTCCAGCGACGGCGCCTTCCACCAGCTGCGGGACCTCTCCGAGCAGCGGGTGCGCGAGATCGTCGAGGAGGCCGCGGCCGAGGTCGCGTCCCAGGGCCCCGGCCTCGCCCCCACCACCGACCACGGCCGTGTCGGCGCTCTCTACCGGATGTTCATGGACACCGAGGCGATCGAGCGCGCCGGCACCGCCCCGCTCGAGGACCTCCTGGCCACCGTCACCGCGAGCGAGGACCTCGCCGCGATCACCCGCACCATGGCCGCCCCCGATTCCGGCGCCAGCGCGCTGCTGGCCTACGTCTGGACCGACGACCACGACTCCACCAGCTATCAGGTCAAGCTCCACCAGGGCGGCCTGGGACTGCCCGACGAGTCCTACTACCGCGAGGACCACTACGCCGAGATCCGCGAGGCCTATACCGGCCACCTCGCGAACCTCGCCCGTCTCGCGCAGCTGCCCGGTCGCGCGGGGCTGCTGTCCGGAGACGCCGAGGCCCTGGCGGGCGCGGTGATGGACTTCGAGACCCGCCTGGCCGCCTGCCACGTCGACGTCGTGCGGCTGCGCGACCGCGAGAAGTCCTACAACCCGATGGACGCGGCCCAGCGTCGGGAGCTCGCCCCGTCCTTCTGCTGGGACGCCTACCTCGAGGGCTCCGGTGCGCCCGCCCGGGCCGTGGAGGTGGTCTCCGTCGGCCAGCCGGAGTTCGTCGCCGCCGCCGCCGGGCTGCTGGCCGGCGAGGACCTCGCGGTGCTGCGCACCTGGCTCGCCCTCCACACGGTCGCCGCCTACGCCCCGTACCTCCCCGCGGCCCTCGTCGAGGAGGACTTCGCCTTCTCCGGGAAGGTGCTCTCCGGTGCCGAAGAGCTGCGCGAGCGGTGGAAGCGCGCCGTCGCCTTCGTCGAGGGCGCCGTGGGCTTCGCCGTCGGCCGCGAGTACGTCTCCCGTCACTTCCCGCCGTCCCACAAGGCGCGCATGACCGACCTGGTCGACGCCCTCATGGTCGCCTACCGCCGCTCCATCACCTCCCTGGAGTGGATGACCCCGGCCACCCGCGAGAAGGCGCTGGCGAAGCTGGAGAAGTTCACCGCGAAGATCGGCTACCCCGAGAGCTGGCGGACCTACGACGGCCTGGAGATCGTCCCCGACGACCTGGTCGCCACCGTGCGCGCCTCCCGCCGCTTCGACGCCGACTTCGAGTACGCGAAGGTCGGTGGCCCGATCGACGAGACCGAGTGGCACATGACCCCGCAGACGGTCAACGCTTACTACAACCCCGGTCGCAACGAGATCGTCTTCCCCGCCGCCATCCTCCAACCCCCGTTCTTCGACGCCGAGGCCGAGGACGCCGTGAACTTCGGCGGCATCGGCGCGGTCATCGGTCACGAGGTCGGCCACGGCTTCGACGACCAGGGCTCGAAGTACGACGGTGACGGCAACCTCGTCTCCTGGTGGACCGACGAGGACCGGGAGGCCTTCGAGGAGCGCGCGGCGATGCTGATCGCCCAGTACTCCGAGCTCTCCCCGCGCGATCTCGACGACTCCCATCGCGTCAACGGCGCCCTCACCATCGGGGAGAACATCGGCGACCTCGGCGGGCTCTCCATCGCGCTGAAGGCCTACCGCGGCAGCCGTGCGCAGGACGAGGCCGATGCGGTCCTGGACGGCTTCAACGGCCTGCAGCGGGTGTTCCTGTCGTGGGCGACGGTGTGGCGGGGCAAGAACCGCCCCCAGGAGGGGATCCGCCGCCTCGCCGTGGATCCGCACGCCCCGATGGAGTTCCGCTGCAACACGGTGGTCTCGAACCTCGAGGAGTTCCACCACGCCTTCGACGTGCGCGAGGGCGACGGGATGTACCGCGCCCCCGAGCAGCGTGTGACGATCTGGTGA
- a CDS encoding ADP-ribosylglycohydrolase family protein, producing MTTDAATTTETGLTPEQRRRAAGSVVAAATGDALGAPYEFQAPVVDSEDIDMIGGGVLGWQPGEWTDDTAMAIVVLEAAISTSNRHDLRMETAQDQIAREWYSWSLGTPDIGTLTSHVIRRASDLARDTGHYAPRAADFRAAAIAAHEELPANAGNGSLMRTHAAVLPYLLSSDDDAAEGIDVVCRLTHVHPDTTEACMLWGFAVRHAILTGGIDVRRGLSRLPEDRRELWTERIAEAETGTPALFRRNGWVVGAFQAAWAAVTGVGPIPEGKFAQRDTLVAALESAARAGYDTDTVACITGALIGAALGPKAVPPEWRRVLFGWPSYEIDELMGLVERMLEPMAAPEDEGR from the coding sequence GTGACGACAGACGCTGCGACGACGACGGAGACGGGGCTGACCCCCGAGCAGCGCCGACGTGCGGCCGGATCGGTGGTCGCGGCCGCGACCGGTGATGCCCTCGGCGCCCCCTACGAGTTCCAGGCCCCGGTGGTCGATTCCGAGGACATCGACATGATCGGTGGCGGGGTCCTCGGCTGGCAGCCGGGGGAGTGGACGGACGACACCGCCATGGCGATCGTCGTGCTGGAGGCGGCGATCTCCACGTCGAACCGCCATGACCTGCGGATGGAGACCGCGCAGGATCAGATCGCGCGCGAGTGGTACTCCTGGTCGCTGGGCACTCCCGACATCGGCACGCTCACCTCCCACGTGATCCGTCGCGCCTCGGACCTCGCCCGGGACACCGGCCACTACGCGCCGCGGGCGGCCGATTTCCGGGCCGCCGCGATCGCCGCGCACGAGGAGCTCCCGGCCAATGCCGGCAACGGATCGCTGATGCGCACCCACGCCGCGGTGCTGCCCTACCTGCTGTCCTCGGACGACGACGCGGCCGAGGGCATCGACGTGGTGTGCCGTCTGACACACGTGCATCCCGACACCACCGAGGCCTGCATGCTGTGGGGCTTCGCGGTGAGGCACGCCATCCTCACCGGGGGGATCGACGTCCGCCGCGGGCTGTCCCGGCTGCCCGAGGACCGTCGGGAGCTGTGGACCGAGCGGATCGCGGAGGCGGAGACCGGCACCCCCGCGCTGTTCCGCCGCAACGGCTGGGTGGTCGGCGCCTTCCAGGCCGCCTGGGCCGCCGTGACCGGCGTCGGCCCGATCCCGGAGGGGAAGTTCGCCCAGCGCGACACCCTGGTCGCGGCGCTGGAGTCCGCGGCCCGCGCCGGGTACGACACCGACACCGTCGCCTGCATCACCGGCGCCCTGATCGGGGCCGCGCTCGGTCCCAAGGCCGTGCCCCCGGAGTGGCGGCGCGTGCTGTTCGGCTGGCCGAGCTACGAGATCGACGAACTGATGGGCCTGGTGGAGCGGATGCTCGAGCCGATGGCCGCACCCGAGGACGAGGGGCGCTGA